From Arachis stenosperma cultivar V10309 chromosome 2, arast.V10309.gnm1.PFL2, whole genome shotgun sequence, one genomic window encodes:
- the LOC130962026 gene encoding protein REVEILLE 5-like produces the protein MVSVNPNPAQGFYFFDPSSSNMGLPGVNPMPPPPPPQHAPATVPSAASSAVNVAEDPSKKIRKPYTITKSRESWTEQEHDKFLEALQLFDRDWKKIEAFVGSKTVIQIRSHAQKYFLKVQKNGTSEHVPPPRPKRKASHPYPQKAPKSAPTASHVTGPLQSSSAFIEPAYIYSPDSSSVLGTPVTSVPLSSWNYNTMPPSNVPPSNVPPATKDDIGLAGAGQAVPLTCCYSSSNENTPPTWPSNNGFEQRNQAKPIKVMPDFAQVYSFIGSVFDPNSTNHLQRLKQMDPINMETVLLLMRNLSMNLMSPEFEDHKRLLSSYGANSEEAKFVNPCSKLLKSESAVLTA, from the exons ATGGTGTCGGTGAATCCGAACCCAGCTCAAGGATTTTACTTCTTCGATCCTTCTTCGTCCAATATGGGACTTCCCGGCGTTAATCCGATGCCGCCGCCGCCTCCGCCGCAGCATGCTCCGGCAACCGTGCCATCAGCTGCGTCTTCCGCCGTTAACGTGGCGGAGGATCCGAGTAAGAAGATCCGGAAACCCTACACGATTACTAAGTCTAGGGAGAGCTGGACCGAGCAGGAGCATGACAAGTTTCTAGAAGCTCTTCAATT ATTTGATCGTGATTGGAAGAAGATTGAAGCATTTGTCGGCTCAAAAACGGTTATCCAG ATACGGAGTCATGCACAAAAATATTTCCTTAAAGTCCAGAAGAATGGAACAAGTGAACATGTACCTCCCCCTCGGCCAAAGAGAAAAGCTTCTCATCCATACCCTCAAAAAGCTCCCAAGAGTG CTCCTACTGCATCCCATGTCACTGGGCCATTGCAATCTTCCTCAGCTTTCATTGAACCTGCATACATTTATAGCCCGGATTCATCATCTGTGCTAGGAACTCCAGTAACCAGTGTGCCTTTATCATCTTGGAATTATAACACCATGCCACCAAGCAATGTGCCCCCAAGCAATGTGCCACCAGCAACTAAAG ATGATATAGGATTGGCTGGAGCTGGACAAGCTGTTCCTCTTACTTGTTGCTATAGCAGCAGTAATGAGAACACCCCTCCAACTTGGCCAAGTAACAATGGGTTTGAACAAAGAAACCAGGCCAAGCCAATTAAAG TTATGCCAGATTTTGCACAAGTCTACAGCTTCATTGGCAGTGTATTTGATCCAAATTCGACTAATCATCTCCAGAGGCTGAAACAGATGGACCCAATAAATATGGAAACG GTACTGTTGTTGATGAGAAACCTCTCCATGAATCTAATGAGTCCTGAATTTGAGGATCAT AAGAGGCTGCTTTCGTCATACGGAGCCAACTCTGAAGAGGCAAAGTTTGTCAATCCTTGCAGCAAGTTGCTCAAATCTGAGAGTGCTGTTCTAACTGCTTAA
- the LOC130961641 gene encoding uncharacterized protein At1g01500, with protein MDQNDEAIAKTANSIPFPSLNHSAWLEIRLFYVRISPCLVDAVPDHLVLRHPHREIGVSLQINGSPVPAATEAAPLTLRRDRVDRDSAEVTYVSTDSVRATGSVEFEVYEKEGLLFLCGSLERVESQWGSVVPPAGSGSGSGWSIECHVAAGSVGSGSSAFFRPKLGVSAPSIEVYVAGCCSGMPVILSKTIQMSPRRRVPRHFTLDAIPEDEEVMEKEHKGVKALVPNGKLQITGPDADDYDPDGKMMGHGFYPQEMYLGEDGQLSWFNAGVRVGVGIGLGMCVGIGIGVGLLMRSYQTTTRNFRRRFF; from the exons ATGGATCAAAACGACGAGGCAATTGCGAAAACGGCGAACTCGATTCCGTTTCCGTCGCTGAACCATTCGGCGTGGCTTGAGATCAGGCTTTTCTACGTCCGAATCTCGCCGTGCCTCGTCGACGCCGTCCCCGACCACCTCGTACTCCGCCACCCGCACCGCGAGATCGGCGTATCCCTCCAGATCAACGGTTCTCCCGTTCCGGCGGCGACAGAGGCGGCGCCGCTCACTCTTCGCCGTGACCGCGTCGACAGGGACTCAGCCGAGGTGACATACGTCAGCACCGATAGCGTGCGCGCCACGGGGAGCGTGGAGTTCGAGGTTTACGAGAAAGAAGGGTTGTTGTTCCTATGCGGGTCTTTGGAGCGTGTGGAGAGTCAATGGGGAAGTGTGGTTCCTCCTGCGGGTTCTGGTTCGGGTTCAGGTTGGAGCATTGAATGCCACGTGGCGGCTGGTTCGGTTGGGTCGGGTTCTTCGGCCTTTTTCAGGCCGAAACTGGGGGTTTCGGCGCCTTCGATCGAGGTTTATGTTGCAGGGTGTTGCTCCGGCATGCCGGTGATTCTAAGCAAGACGATTCAGATGAGTCCAAGGAGGAGGGTGCCAAGGCATTTCACTTTAGATGCTATACCTGAAGATGAAGAGGTGATGGAGAAGGAGCACAAGGGTGTTAAAGCATTGGTACCAAATGGGAAATTGCAG ATAACAGGGCCGGATGCCGATGACTATGATCCTGATGGTAAGATGATGGGCCATGGTTTCTATCCTCAAGAGATGTATCTTGGTGAGGACGGACAACTTTCGTGGTTTAATGCCGGTGTTAGAGTTGGTGTTGGAATCGGCCTTGGGATGTGCGTAGGGATTGGAATTGGCGTTGGTCTCCTCATGCGTTCCTATCAAACAACAACCAGGAACTTTAGAAGGAGATTCTTCTGA